One Gemmatimonadota bacterium DNA segment encodes these proteins:
- a CDS encoding cold-shock protein: MARTTGTVKWFSQEKGFGFLHQENGPDVFVHYSAIEGQGFKVLYEGEEVEFDVVEADKGLKAQNVVRLNPPAEPPPRGPRREGQGRPGGTGFGGNRRYEGQA, translated from the coding sequence ATGGCTCGTACCACCGGCACAGTGAAGTGGTTCTCACAGGAGAAGGGCTTCGGCTTTCTCCACCAGGAAAACGGACCGGACGTCTTCGTCCACTACAGCGCCATCGAAGGCCAGGGCTTCAAGGTCCTCTATGAGGGCGAGGAAGTCGAATTCGATGTCGTCGAGGCGGACAAAGGGCTGAAGGCGCAGAACGTGGTGCGCCTGAACCCGCCCGCCGAGCCGCCGCCGCGCGGCCCGCGCCGCGAGGGGCAGGGCCGGCCGGGCGGCACCGGCTTCGGCGGCAACCGCCGCTACGAGGGTCAGGCCTGA